Proteins encoded within one genomic window of Thiothrix litoralis:
- a CDS encoding putative toxin-antitoxin system toxin component, PIN family, translated as MIVTLDTNVLLAALISANGASHFILNLILEEKIRLALSTSVVLEYDDVLKRPDIQALHHLSIADVDDIVDTLLLLARKHAIYYRLRPNLVDEGDNLIFECAFTSNSDYLITSNIRDFTNAEWRGAAFEVVTPSDFCKRWRSTHE; from the coding sequence ATGATAGTCACACTCGATACCAATGTACTACTGGCAGCATTGATCAGCGCAAACGGTGCGTCACATTTCATTTTGAATCTGATTTTAGAAGAAAAAATCAGGCTTGCACTGTCTACGTCAGTGGTTTTGGAATACGACGACGTACTCAAACGCCCCGACATCCAAGCCTTGCACCATCTGAGTATTGCAGACGTTGATGACATCGTGGATACCTTGCTGTTATTAGCGCGAAAACATGCGATTTACTATCGGCTACGCCCTAACTTGGTGGATGAAGGCGACAACCTGATATTTGAATGTGCGTTTACCAGTAATAGCGATTATTTGATTACATCCAATATCAGAGACTTTACCAACGCGGAATGGCGCGGTGCAGCCTTCGAGGTTGTAACCCCCAGTGATTTTTGCAAACGATGGAGAAGCACCCATGAGTGA
- the tkt gene encoding transketolase encodes MTTRRELANAIRVLAMDAVQKANSGHPGAPMGMADIAEVLYNDFMSHNPQNPKWVNRDRFVMSNGHASMLPYSVLHLTGYDLSMDDLKAFRQLHSKTPGHPEYGYAPGIETTTGPLGQGITNAVGMALAEKILGAQFNKPGHTIVDHYSYVFLGDGCLMEGISHEACSFAGTMGLGKLICFYDDNNISIDGEVDGWFTDDTPKRFEAYGWHVLSVDGHDADAIKAAVVAAKAETNKPTMICCKTTIGFGSPNKAGSHDCHGAALGDAEIALTRAQLGWAHAPFEIPANVYAGWDAKAKGAAAEEAWNGTFAAYAAAFPAEAAEFKRRMAGELPANWAEESAKVIAAIDAKAESPATRVASKNALDAFAPLLPEFLGGSADLTPSNNTFNKMSKHISAGHGKAQDFSGNYLSYGVREFGMSAIMNGMTLHGGLLPYGATFLMFSEYARNALRMAALMNIQTIFVYTHDSIGLGEDGPTHQAVEQIPTLRMIPRMSVWRPCDAVETAVCWKHAIEYKGPSTLIFSRQNLKHQTRDAATLANIAKGGYILKDTAGTPDVIVIATGSEVQLAMEAAAASDKKVRVVSMPSTDVFDAQDAAYKESVLPAAVTARVAVEAAIGDGWYKYVGLNGKVVCMTTFGESAPADQLFKQFGFTAENVLNAINSVA; translated from the coding sequence ATGACTACACGCCGCGAGCTGGCTAACGCAATCCGCGTTTTGGCAATGGATGCCGTACAAAAAGCAAATTCCGGGCATCCGGGCGCACCGATGGGCATGGCAGATATCGCCGAAGTCCTCTATAACGATTTCATGTCACACAATCCGCAAAACCCCAAGTGGGTCAACCGTGACCGTTTCGTAATGTCCAACGGTCATGCTTCCATGCTGCCTTACTCTGTGCTGCACCTGACAGGCTATGACCTGAGCATGGATGACCTGAAAGCTTTCCGTCAATTGCATTCCAAAACCCCAGGCCACCCGGAATACGGTTACGCGCCGGGTATCGAAACTACCACAGGCCCACTCGGTCAAGGCATCACCAATGCCGTGGGTATGGCGCTGGCAGAAAAAATTCTGGGTGCGCAATTCAACAAGCCGGGTCACACCATTGTTGACCATTACAGCTATGTGTTCCTTGGCGATGGCTGCTTGATGGAAGGTATCTCCCATGAAGCGTGTTCATTCGCAGGCACGATGGGTCTGGGCAAACTGATTTGCTTCTACGACGACAACAATATTTCCATCGACGGCGAAGTCGACGGCTGGTTCACAGACGATACCCCTAAGCGTTTTGAAGCTTATGGCTGGCACGTACTGAGCGTTGATGGTCACGATGCTGATGCAATCAAGGCAGCCGTTGTGGCAGCGAAAGCTGAAACCAACAAGCCCACCATGATTTGCTGCAAAACCACCATCGGTTTTGGTTCACCGAACAAGGCTGGTTCACACGACTGCCACGGTGCAGCACTGGGTGATGCAGAAATTGCCTTGACCCGTGCACAACTGGGCTGGGCTCATGCGCCGTTTGAGATTCCTGCCAACGTTTACGCAGGTTGGGATGCAAAAGCCAAAGGTGCAGCGGCTGAAGAAGCGTGGAACGGTACGTTTGCAGCTTACGCGGCAGCCTTCCCTGCTGAAGCGGCTGAATTCAAGCGCCGTATGGCTGGCGAACTGCCTGCTAACTGGGCGGAAGAATCTGCGAAAGTGATTGCGGCGATTGATGCGAAAGCAGAATCTCCAGCGACTCGCGTGGCGTCCAAGAATGCGCTGGATGCGTTTGCACCACTGCTGCCTGAATTCCTCGGCGGCTCTGCTGACCTGACGCCTTCCAACAATACCTTCAACAAAATGAGCAAGCACATCAGTGCGGGTCATGGTAAAGCGCAAGACTTCAGCGGCAATTACCTGTCTTACGGTGTGCGCGAATTCGGTATGAGCGCGATCATGAACGGCATGACCCTGCACGGCGGTTTGCTGCCTTACGGTGCGACCTTCCTGATGTTCTCTGAATATGCCCGTAATGCGCTGCGTATGGCTGCGTTGATGAATATTCAGACGATCTTCGTGTACACCCATGACTCTATCGGTCTGGGCGAAGACGGCCCAACTCACCAAGCGGTTGAGCAAATCCCGACCCTGCGCATGATCCCACGCATGTCGGTATGGCGTCCTTGCGATGCGGTGGAAACAGCGGTTTGCTGGAAACACGCGATTGAATACAAAGGCCCTAGCACGCTGATTTTCTCGCGCCAGAACCTCAAGCATCAAACCCGCGATGCCGCGACCCTTGCCAATATCGCTAAGGGTGGTTACATCCTGAAAGATACCGCTGGCACACCTGACGTGATCGTGATCGCAACAGGTTCTGAAGTGCAGTTGGCGATGGAAGCCGCCGCCGCTTCTGACAAGAAAGTGCGCGTGGTTTCCATGCCATCCACTGACGTGTTTGACGCACAAGACGCAGCGTACAAAGAATCTGTCCTGCCCGCAGCCGTGACTGCCCGTGTTGCAGTAGAAGCAGCGATCGGTGATGGATGGTATAAATATGTCGGACTGAATGGTAAAGTTGTCTGTATGACGACGTTCGGCGAATCTGCCCCAGCGGATCAATTGTTCAAGCAATTTGGCTTCACTGCCGAAAACGTCTTGAACGCGATCAATAGCGTCGCATAA
- a CDS encoding phosphoglycerate kinase, whose product MAFIKMTDLDLKGKRVLIRADLNVPVKDGKVTSDARITASMPTIEHAMKAGAKVMVMSHRGRPTEGEVDEANSMQPIAEDMSAKLGKDVRLVKDYINGGFDVAEGEVVLLENVRFNAGEKKDNEELAKKYAALCDIFVMDAFGTAHRAQASTHGAGKFAPVAAAGILLTEELIALDKALAKPARPMVAIVGGSKVSTKLTVLEALSEKCEQLVVGGGIANTFLKATGHNVGKSLCEDDLVDTANVLIKKMTARGATIPIAVDVVCGKKFDPAEPAVLKDAKDVADDDMIFDIGPKSAQELVDIIMNAGTVVWNGPVGVFEFDQFGEGTKAISMAMAETKAFTLAGGGDTIAAIQKYDIYDKISYISTAGGAFLEYLEGKTLPAVAMLEERAKG is encoded by the coding sequence ATGGCTTTCATCAAAATGACCGACTTGGATCTGAAGGGCAAACGTGTCCTGATCCGCGCCGACCTGAATGTACCTGTCAAAGACGGCAAAGTTACTTCCGACGCCCGTATTACTGCTTCCATGCCGACGATTGAGCACGCCATGAAAGCTGGTGCAAAAGTCATGGTCATGTCCCACCGTGGTCGTCCGACCGAAGGCGAAGTGGATGAAGCCAACTCCATGCAGCCTATCGCTGAAGACATGAGCGCTAAGCTGGGCAAAGATGTGCGTCTGGTCAAGGACTACATCAATGGTGGTTTTGACGTTGCCGAAGGCGAAGTTGTCCTGCTGGAAAATGTACGCTTCAACGCTGGTGAAAAGAAAGACAACGAAGAGCTGGCGAAGAAATATGCCGCTCTGTGCGATATTTTCGTGATGGATGCTTTCGGTACAGCGCACCGTGCGCAAGCTTCTACCCACGGCGCAGGCAAGTTTGCCCCAGTCGCAGCCGCCGGTATTTTGCTGACCGAAGAACTGATTGCGCTGGACAAGGCGCTGGCAAAACCGGCACGCCCAATGGTGGCTATCGTCGGTGGTTCCAAAGTTTCCACCAAACTGACCGTGCTGGAAGCGCTTTCTGAAAAATGTGAGCAACTGGTTGTCGGTGGCGGTATTGCCAACACCTTCCTGAAAGCTACCGGTCACAACGTTGGCAAATCCCTGTGTGAAGACGATCTGGTTGATACAGCCAATGTCCTGATCAAGAAAATGACTGCTCGCGGCGCGACTATTCCTATCGCGGTTGACGTGGTGTGTGGCAAGAAATTCGACCCAGCCGAGCCAGCCGTATTGAAAGATGCCAAAGACGTGGCTGACGACGACATGATTTTCGACATCGGCCCCAAGTCTGCACAAGAGCTGGTCGACATCATCATGAACGCTGGTACGGTGGTTTGGAATGGTCCGGTCGGTGTATTCGAGTTTGACCAATTCGGCGAAGGCACTAAAGCCATTTCCATGGCAATGGCTGAAACCAAAGCGTTCACGCTGGCGGGCGGTGGCGATACTATCGCAGCGATTCAAAAATACGATATTTACGACAAGATTTCCTACATCTCCACTGCTGGCGGTGCTTTCCTGGAGTATCTGGAAGGCAAGACACTCCCGGCAGTTGCCATGCTGGAAGAACGCGCCAAAGGCTGA
- the pyk gene encoding pyruvate kinase, translating to MRRTKIVATMGPATDTPEAIEAIIRAGVDVVRMNFSHGTHEEHAARAVLVRELAHKVGRIVAILGDLQGPKLRIARFIDGKITLKPGDAFILDAELAADAGTQERVGLGYKELINDVVVGDELWLDDGRIVLEITALKGQEIHTRAINGGILSNNKGLNRRGGGLSAEALTDKDKEDIAAAASIGVDFLAVSFPRSAADIHEARRLALEAGCKAGIVAKMERAETMEAAIRDEIILASDVIMIARGDLGVEIGDAKLPQAQKCLISRARTLNRAVITATQMMETMIDNPIPTRAEVFDVANAVMDGTDAVMLSGETATGKHPALVVKTMAAICDEAENSNYTSRSGHRMEEHFERIDEGIAMATMYTANHMGVRAIATLTESGATPLWMSRIRSGIPIYALTSRDAAARRVCMYRGVYPVKLHEPMKDPKIANRQAVELMIEEGIVENGDLVIITKGDFMGIKGGTNQLKILRVGEHQNG from the coding sequence TTGAGAAGGACTAAAATTGTAGCGACTATGGGGCCTGCTACAGATACGCCAGAGGCGATCGAAGCTATTATTCGGGCGGGTGTGGACGTAGTGCGGATGAATTTCTCACACGGTACACACGAAGAACATGCGGCGCGTGCCGTGTTGGTGCGTGAGTTGGCGCATAAAGTTGGACGAATAGTTGCCATTTTGGGTGACTTGCAAGGGCCAAAGTTACGTATTGCACGCTTCATCGACGGTAAAATCACCCTGAAACCGGGTGATGCTTTCATCTTGGATGCAGAGCTTGCTGCCGATGCTGGCACGCAAGAGCGGGTCGGACTGGGTTACAAGGAACTGATCAACGACGTGGTCGTCGGCGATGAACTCTGGTTGGATGATGGGCGTATTGTCTTGGAAATCACCGCATTGAAGGGGCAGGAAATCCATACCCGCGCTATCAATGGCGGTATTTTGTCAAACAATAAAGGCTTGAATCGTCGGGGCGGTGGTTTGAGTGCTGAAGCCCTTACGGATAAAGACAAGGAAGATATTGCCGCCGCCGCCAGCATTGGCGTGGATTTTCTGGCAGTGTCTTTCCCGCGTTCGGCGGCTGATATTCATGAAGCGCGTCGTCTGGCATTGGAAGCGGGTTGCAAAGCCGGAATCGTGGCCAAGATGGAACGTGCGGAAACGATGGAAGCAGCCATCCGCGATGAAATCATTCTGGCTTCAGATGTCATTATGATTGCACGGGGTGACTTGGGTGTGGAAATTGGCGATGCCAAGTTGCCACAAGCCCAAAAATGCCTGATAAGCCGTGCCCGTACCCTAAACCGTGCGGTCATCACTGCGACGCAGATGATGGAAACCATGATCGATAATCCGATCCCCACGCGTGCAGAAGTGTTTGACGTTGCCAATGCGGTCATGGATGGCACGGATGCGGTCATGCTATCCGGCGAAACGGCGACGGGTAAACACCCGGCACTGGTGGTTAAAACGATGGCGGCTATTTGTGATGAGGCTGAAAATTCCAACTATACCAGTCGGTCTGGGCATCGTATGGAAGAGCATTTCGAGCGCATCGATGAAGGTATCGCGATGGCAACCATGTACACGGCCAATCACATGGGTGTACGGGCGATTGCGACATTGACCGAATCAGGTGCTACGCCGTTGTGGATGTCGCGGATTCGTTCCGGTATTCCGATTTACGCGTTAACGTCCCGCGATGCGGCTGCCCGGCGCGTGTGTATGTACCGTGGTGTTTATCCGGTGAAATTGCACGAACCGATGAAAGACCCGAAAATCGCCAATCGCCAAGCCGTTGAGCTGATGATTGAAGAAGGTATCGTGGAAAATGGTGACCTGGTCATTATCACCAAGGGTGATTTTATGGGCATTAAGGGTGGTACCAACCAGCTCAAAATTCTGCGCGTTGGTGAGCATCAGAATGGTTAA
- the fba gene encoding class II fructose-bisphosphate aldolase (catalyzes the reversible aldol condensation of dihydroxyacetonephosphate and glyceraldehyde 3-phosphate in the Calvin cycle, glycolysis, and/or gluconeogenesis), translated as MALISLRQLLDHAAENSYGMPAFNVNNMEQIHAIMQAADACNSPVILQGSAGARSYAGEPFLRHLVLAAVEMYPHIPVVMHQDHGSEPAVCFRSIQSGFSSVMMDGSLMADAKTPSSYEYNVETTRKVVELAHACGVSVEGELGCLGSLETGMMGEEDGHGAEGVLDHSMLLTDPEEAADFVRKTGVDALAIAIGTSHGAYKFTKKPTGNVLRIDRVKEIHARIPTVHLVMHGSSSVPEDWLEIINNYGGDMGQTYGVPVSEIVEGIKHGVRKVNIDTDLRMASTGAIRKHLHDNKANFDPRKFLKEATGAMKGICQDRFEAFGCAGMADKIKPVSLEVMFGQYKAGKLDPKVS; from the coding sequence ATGGCTTTGATTTCATTGCGCCAATTACTGGATCATGCGGCTGAAAACAGCTACGGGATGCCAGCATTCAACGTTAACAACATGGAGCAAATCCACGCGATCATGCAAGCGGCGGATGCGTGCAACTCCCCGGTTATTCTGCAAGGTTCCGCTGGTGCGCGTTCTTACGCAGGCGAACCGTTCCTGCGTCATCTGGTACTGGCGGCGGTCGAAATGTACCCGCATATCCCGGTTGTTATGCATCAGGATCACGGCTCTGAGCCAGCAGTTTGCTTCCGTTCCATCCAGTCCGGCTTCTCATCGGTCATGATGGACGGCTCCCTGATGGCTGACGCAAAAACCCCTTCCAGCTACGAATACAACGTGGAAACGACCCGTAAAGTGGTTGAACTGGCGCACGCTTGCGGCGTTTCTGTTGAAGGCGAATTGGGTTGCTTGGGTTCACTGGAAACCGGCATGATGGGTGAAGAAGACGGCCACGGCGCAGAAGGCGTGCTGGATCATTCCATGTTGTTGACTGACCCAGAAGAAGCGGCTGACTTCGTGCGCAAGACGGGTGTTGACGCGCTGGCAATTGCTATCGGTACGTCTCACGGTGCATACAAGTTCACCAAGAAGCCTACTGGCAACGTACTGCGTATTGACCGCGTGAAAGAAATCCATGCACGTATCCCAACCGTTCACTTGGTTATGCACGGTTCTTCTTCTGTGCCAGAAGACTGGCTCGAAATCATTAACAACTACGGCGGCGACATGGGTCAAACCTACGGCGTACCGGTTTCTGAAATCGTTGAAGGCATCAAGCACGGCGTGCGTAAAGTCAACATCGACACTGACCTGCGTATGGCATCCACAGGTGCAATCCGTAAGCACTTGCATGACAACAAGGCTAACTTTGACCCACGTAAGTTCCTGAAAGAAGCGACTGGCGCGATGAAAGGCATCTGCCAAGACCGCTTTGAAGCGTTTGGTTGTGCAGGCATGGCTGACAAGATCAAGCCTGTGTCACTGGAAGTGATGTTCGGTCAATACAAAGCTGGCAAACTCGACCCGAAAGTGTCTTGA
- a CDS encoding Lrp/AsnC family transcriptional regulator — translation MTTELDRYDWHILRTLQNNGSISNQDLADSIGLSPSPCLRRVRILEEAGFITGYRALLDAKKLGLSLMALIHISMDQHTPERFNTFEARIADIPEVLECLLITGQSADYQLKVVVKDMDAFQELLLNRITRIPGVSGVHSSFVLRRVVDKTALPL, via the coding sequence ATGACCACAGAACTCGACCGCTACGACTGGCACATCCTCCGCACCCTGCAAAACAACGGCAGCATCAGCAATCAAGACTTGGCTGACAGTATCGGCCTTTCCCCCTCGCCCTGCCTGCGCCGGGTACGCATACTGGAGGAGGCCGGTTTCATCACTGGCTACCGAGCCTTGCTGGATGCGAAAAAGCTCGGCCTGTCGCTGATGGCCTTGATCCACATCTCGATGGATCAGCACACCCCGGAACGTTTCAACACCTTTGAAGCGCGTATCGCCGACATCCCCGAAGTGCTCGAATGCCTGCTGATCACCGGGCAGTCCGCCGATTACCAGCTCAAGGTGGTGGTCAAGGATATGGATGCGTTTCAGGAATTGCTGCTCAACCGCATTACGCGGATACCGGGTGTGAGCGGGGTGCATTCCAGCTTTGTGCTGCGCCGGGTGGTGGATAAGACCGCCTTGCCGCTATAG
- a CDS encoding UPF0175 family protein: protein MEKAPYTFMAECKKHDIPTINYTPEDLEAELADFRLAC from the coding sequence ATGGAGAAAGCACCTTACACCTTCATGGCAGAGTGCAAAAAACACGACATTCCGACCATCAACTACACGCCCGAAGACTTGGAAGCCGAGCTGGCTGATTTTCGGTTAGCCTGCTGA
- a CDS encoding ribbon-helix-helix domain-containing protein — protein MSESCLGNKTQVVTLRVPSELKNRLEQQAKFQGVSLNNLANYLLTTQLSQLETLASIEQRLRTKNLSNLKQKIALLLDKVPHNPNVPEWDQL, from the coding sequence ATGAGTGAATCTTGCTTAGGCAATAAAACACAAGTTGTCACCTTGCGCGTACCCAGTGAGCTAAAAAATCGTTTGGAACAACAGGCGAAATTTCAAGGGGTTTCGTTGAATAACCTTGCCAACTACCTGCTGACAACACAACTGAGCCAGCTTGAAACCCTGGCGAGTATTGAGCAGCGCTTGCGCACTAAAAACCTCAGTAACTTGAAGCAAAAAATCGCGTTACTGTTGGATAAAGTGCCACACAATCCTAACGTGCCAGAGTGGGATCAGTTGTGA
- a CDS encoding tetratricopeptide repeat protein: MYRDEAMEQYEKAVPLYERALGIKEKTLGKDHSDVATSLNNLAALYSSQGQYSEAVPLFERALHIVENRLGKDHPDTKSVRANHEALLEKMKQAQR; encoded by the coding sequence GTGTACAGAGATGAGGCTATGGAGCAGTATGAGAAAGCAGTACCGCTATATGAACGTGCTTTAGGCATTAAAGAAAAAACTCTCGGCAAGGATCATTCAGATGTTGCTACCAGTCTCAACAACCTCGCTGCGTTGTATTCTTCACAGGGGCAGTACAGTGAGGCAGTTCCGTTATTCGAGCGAGCCTTACATATTGTTGAGAACCGTTTAGGCAAAGATCACCCCGATACTAAATCCGTGCGGGCAAACCATGAAGCGTTGTTGGAAAAAATGAAGCAGGCGCAGCGTTAA
- the gap gene encoding type I glyceraldehyde-3-phosphate dehydrogenase, giving the protein MTIKVGINGFGRIGRMAFRAIAKDFPGIEVVGINDLLAADYLAYMLKYDSVHGRFGGDVAVDGNNLLVNGKTVRLTAERDPANLKWGDIGVDIVLECTGFFLDEAGCQKHIEAGAKKVVMSAPSKDTTPMFVYGVNHNTYAGQAIISAASCTTNCLAPVAKVLNDTWGIKRGLMTTVHAATATQKTVDGPSMKDWRGGRGILENIIPSSTGAAKAVGVVLPELKGKLTGMAFRVPTSDVSVVDLTVELNKEATYADICAAMKAAATTGEMSKTLGYTDEKVVSTDFRGVGFSSIFDAEAGIALDGTFVKVVAWYDNEYGYTANMLRFVEHVAAN; this is encoded by the coding sequence ATGACAATTAAAGTTGGCATCAATGGTTTTGGTCGTATCGGTCGTATGGCTTTCCGCGCTATTGCCAAGGATTTTCCTGGTATCGAAGTCGTCGGTATCAATGACCTGTTGGCGGCTGATTACCTTGCATACATGCTGAAATACGATTCCGTACACGGTCGTTTCGGTGGTGATGTTGCGGTTGACGGTAACAACCTGCTGGTTAACGGCAAAACAGTACGCCTGACGGCTGAACGCGATCCTGCCAACCTGAAATGGGGCGACATCGGCGTTGACATCGTGCTGGAATGCACGGGCTTCTTCCTCGACGAAGCAGGCTGCCAGAAGCACATCGAAGCAGGCGCGAAGAAAGTGGTTATGTCCGCTCCTTCCAAAGACACTACCCCAATGTTCGTTTACGGCGTAAACCACAACACTTACGCCGGTCAAGCGATCATTTCTGCGGCATCTTGCACCACTAACTGCTTGGCACCTGTTGCGAAAGTTCTGAACGACACTTGGGGCATCAAGCGTGGCCTGATGACTACCGTTCACGCAGCGACGGCTACCCAGAAGACGGTTGACGGCCCTTCCATGAAAGACTGGCGCGGTGGTCGTGGTATTTTGGAAAACATCATTCCATCCTCCACCGGTGCTGCTAAAGCGGTTGGCGTGGTACTGCCAGAGCTGAAAGGCAAACTGACGGGTATGGCGTTCCGCGTGCCAACGTCTGACGTTTCCGTGGTTGACTTGACGGTTGAGCTGAACAAAGAAGCGACTTACGCTGACATCTGTGCAGCCATGAAAGCAGCGGCTACCACTGGTGAGATGAGCAAGACACTGGGCTACACCGACGAGAAAGTGGTTTCCACTGACTTCCGTGGTGTTGGCTTCTCTTCCATCTTTGATGCTGAAGCGGGTATCGCGCTGGATGGCACCTTCGTGAAAGTCGTGGCTTGGTACGACAACGAATACGGCTATACCGCTAACATGCTGCGCTTTGTTGAGCACGTAGCAGCGAACTAA
- a CDS encoding IS4 family transposase, translating into MDLSDGLRDSLKAHLGWGKPRLDCFVGMLLGLFRLKQINLTQLALAFASDADPRSRYRRLQRFFALVWFDYDAIARLQMGFFGFPGKKYHLTLDRTNWQLGKANLNILTLGVVYKGTAIPVYWLVLNKKGNSNQRERIALLNRFISQFGRDNILGILGDREFIGEHWWKWLTRHQIPFLMRIKENQLMTNRQGHQQNMHSRFKDLKQGQHRFLRKTFRVSGQWVWLSGMKLDSGELLVLAANQPFRDPFGTYRLRWEIENLFQCLKGRGFHWEDTRLTHYRRIKKVMALLAIGFCWAHKVGEWKHRFIRPLTIKKHGRPEQSLFRYGLDVLTNSLLHGFRRTEDAIRLWVLFLWPPDLITTQDGRVILILKIED; encoded by the coding sequence ATGGATCTGAGCGACGGACTGAGGGACAGTTTAAAAGCCCATCTGGGTTGGGGCAAGCCCCGGCTTGATTGTTTTGTTGGCATGTTGCTGGGTTTATTCCGGCTCAAGCAGATCAACCTGACGCAACTCGCGTTGGCGTTTGCCAGCGATGCAGACCCCCGCTCCCGCTACCGTCGCCTGCAACGGTTTTTTGCCCTCGTCTGGTTTGATTATGATGCCATTGCGCGGTTACAGATGGGATTCTTCGGCTTTCCGGGAAAAAAATACCACCTCACCCTCGACCGGACGAACTGGCAGTTGGGCAAAGCCAACCTCAACATTCTGACGTTGGGTGTTGTGTATAAAGGGACAGCGATCCCGGTGTATTGGCTGGTGCTGAACAAGAAGGGCAACTCTAACCAGCGTGAACGCATCGCCTTGTTGAACCGCTTCATCAGCCAATTTGGGCGGGATAACATCCTCGGTATCCTGGGCGATAGGGAGTTCATCGGTGAACACTGGTGGAAATGGCTGACCCGGCATCAGATACCTTTCTTGATGCGGATCAAGGAAAACCAGTTGATGACCAACCGCCAAGGGCATCAGCAAAACATGCACTCACGTTTCAAGGACTTGAAGCAAGGGCAGCACCGTTTCCTGAGAAAAACCTTCCGCGTCAGCGGGCAGTGGGTTTGGCTCAGCGGCATGAAGTTAGACAGCGGGGAACTGCTGGTGTTGGCGGCGAACCAACCGTTTCGTGACCCTTTCGGCACTTACCGCTTGCGTTGGGAGATCGAAAACCTGTTCCAATGCCTGAAAGGGCGCGGCTTCCATTGGGAAGATACGCGCTTGACCCACTATCGCCGTATCAAGAAAGTCATGGCCTTGCTCGCCATTGGATTCTGCTGGGCGCACAAGGTGGGCGAATGGAAACACCGCTTCATCAGGCCACTGACCATCAAAAAACACGGGCGGCCTGAACAGAGTTTGTTCCGCTATGGGTTGGATGTTTTGACCAACAGTTTGTTGCATGGCTTTCGCCGGACAGAGGATGCCATCAGGTTATGGGTGCTGTTTTTATGGCCTCCTGACTTGATCACTACCCAAGATGGAAGGGTAATTTTGATCTTGAAAATCGAGGATTAG